The Amycolatopsis sp. QT-25 genomic sequence GAACTCGTCGAACGGGTGTGGGGACACGACCTGCGCGTCGAAGGGGTGGTGGTGGAACCACTCGATGGTGTGGACGTGCTCGCCGAGCGCATCGACGAATTCGGCACCGGAACCGGCCGTCGCCTCGGTGTGCTGGTGGACCATCTGGTCGTGGGCAGCAAGGAATCCCGGATCGTCGACGGAATCCGCGACGAGAACGTGCTGATCACCGGGCATCCGTACATCGACATCTGGGAGGCTGTGAAACCCTCCGTCGTCGGCATCCGCGGCTGGCCGAAGATCCCGCGTGGCACGGAGTGGAAACAGGGAGTCTGCGACGCGCTCGGCTGGGGCGAGCCGTGGGAAGGCTGGCAGCGCGTCCTGGCGGCGGTCGGCAGCTACCGGGATCTGGAAACGCCGCTGATCGGAGCGGTGGAGCGGCTCATCGACTTCGTCTCCGACCCGGGTGAGGAATCCTGAATGCCCGGTTTGCGCGGGGTCACTCAAGGTCACGCGTCGGTCACGTCGGTTTCGCTTCTTCGGTATGAAACGGCGCGATCTGGGAGCATGAACGCATGACAGGCGCGCTCATCTGGCTGATCGCCGGGATCCTCTTGATCATCGCCGAGCTGCTCTCGGGTGACCTGTTCCTGCTCATGCTGGGCGCGGGAGCCCTGTTCGGGGCCGGCTCCGCCGCGCTGACCGGGAACCCGTTCATCGACGTCGCGGTGTTCGCCGTCACCTCGGTCGGGATGCTCGCCCTCGTCCGGCCCGCCCTCAAACGCCGGTTCCTCGCGGGACCGGACATCAAGACCAACACCGACGCGCTGATCGGCGCGCGAGCGGTAGTAGTGTCCACAGTGGACGTCGAAGCCGGGCAGGTGAAGCTGGCGGGTGACGTCTGGTCGGCCAGGGCCATGACCGAAGGGGAACCGATCGCCCCGGGGACATCGGTGACGGTCGTCGAGATCTCGGGTGCCA encodes the following:
- a CDS encoding NfeD family protein; its protein translation is MTGALIWLIAGILLIIAELLSGDLFLLMLGAGALFGAGSAALTGNPFIDVAVFAVTSVGMLALVRPALKRRFLAGPDIKTNTDALIGARAVVVSTVDVEAGQVKLAGDVWSARAMTEGEPIAPGTSVTVVEISGATAVVSAEL
- a CDS encoding DUF3097 domain-containing protein yields the protein MRSHSYDDVLSGPRKRKIPEVPAEPGLVVEDPASGYCGAVVKIEYGNVVLEDRHGKHRVFPLNPAGFLLEGKPVTLVPAKAAPKTPVRRISASGSVQVQGLKARVARDSRIWVEGKHDAELVERVWGHDLRVEGVVVEPLDGVDVLAERIDEFGTGTGRRLGVLVDHLVVGSKESRIVDGIRDENVLITGHPYIDIWEAVKPSVVGIRGWPKIPRGTEWKQGVCDALGWGEPWEGWQRVLAAVGSYRDLETPLIGAVERLIDFVSDPGEES